The genomic stretch GCAGCCtatcggcaaaccaggaagtgaatTGTCACATTCTTAGATGGTCTGTTAGTGACCACAATGTGTCTATCTAGCCTAGCTAGCTAAGGGAAATAATGTTATAAATCATGATTATGTCTCTTTAATCAGAAATTAATTTTGAAATGTCTCATCTACTTTTATCTTAAATTAAAATGTGGGAAGTAATGAAAATAAAGGTTGCtgtagcccaaaaaaaaaaaaatcacaagaatTTTCAGTCTTGTGAACATTTTTTACTTTCCACTGAAGAACATATATTCAATAGATGGAGAGCCGCAGTTAAGAGGCAGCTTAAAATATTCTTACAGTGTTTCTTCAGAAACTTCTTAGTTTTGTGTTTTTAATCAGGGcaaacttaacacacacacacacacacatgtgggtgggtgggtggatgggtattAACTTTGCCCTTTGCTCGTGGTGCTGGATGTGTAATGAAATTGCCCGGGCAGCATTTTAGGTTAGATTGTCGTGGCTCCTCGCACCTTGTGCTCTGTCTATCGAGTACAAGGTCAAGGTGTGGCTCACTGGTGCTTGGTCAGCTCCGGCGGCGAAGTGTTTGCACTACACGATGACTTATGGCTCACATGGgtagagcttgtgtgtgtgtgtgtgtgtgcgtgcatgtgtttgtgtgtgcatgtgtgcgtatcCGTTCTGGCGTTCATGTGCACGTGCCATCGGCCGGGGACCTATCAGGAACTTGTGAAGAAGCAGAGTTGTCATCGTCAAACAGGACAGGAGGCCCTGCAGGGCCTCCTAACACACGATTAACAATATTCCCAAGCTGCCCTGCTTTCATGTTACAATCACGTTTTGTTCTTAGTTAGACTGTAACAGATTTATGACTGCTCAGGAATTGGGTCATACTGTAGCGATGGGACGCGTGTTACAGGGTTGCACCTTGCCAACATAATTCCCCGTCTCTCTCGACCAATAAACTTTGGAATTTCTTGACGGCTGTCGGATTGTGTCGGCTGATGTGTTGGCAGAGAGGGCAAACGGGTTGGCAGCGTCTGTTACCGCCAAAACATTTCAAGTGGAAAAATTAGATGCTGATTTTGTTTTTGGGGTCAGGTCACGTGTCTCAAACTGTCTGACagagtaggtaggtaggtagatagatagacatacagacagacagacagatagatagatagatagatagatagatagatagatagatagatagatagatagatagatagatagatattataatataatataatgattataatattataatcattgttgtattgtgttgttgttttacatgctttggcaatatgtacacaaatgtatgtcatgccaataaagcacatattgaattaaatagatagatagacagacagacagacagatagatagatagatgtgtggatggatgggttagatcaatagatagatggatggatgggtggatggatggatagatacatagatagattatTTTTCTCGAAGAAATTTGTTGCCACATTCTCTATATCAACATACAAGTTTATATTTCATTACTCCGCCGTCAAATTATCCACAAATACACAAACTACCATAAAAGTCTCTGCAAAACTTCTAATTTTCTGACTTCAAATGGGATTTTTATTCTATCATATCCAAATATTCATTTGCATTAATTTACCGAATCATGGCTCCTCATCCTTCTGATTCCACAACCACACGGGCTGCCGGTGTACTGTAGAGAATATACCCCACGTGTTTTAACAACCCCACCAAAATCACCGGCCCCTCTCTGGCCACCCCACTCCAAACTGTTTCCTCTGACAAACAAGTCCCAGTAGATGCAGAAATGTCATGTTTCTCCTAATAGCAGGCACATATGTATAAGGCGCATATAGGCAAAGGGCTTATGCAGGATACACCAGCATCTTCTCCTTCGTTTGATGTAATTTTGGGAGCATTTTTCCCTCATCTGTGTATTGGCGGATAGCTGATAAACACATGCCATGGGGAGGATGTGAGTGTATGAGCATAAAACGCATTCAGCACCTTAAACTTGTGTGTTTTTATGGGGTGTctcggtggcgtagcggtctaccccgttgcctaccaacacggggatctccggcgTCACTCCACCATCTTCTCGGGGTTTCCCGGCTAAGGCCGCCTTGTCGTATTTTTAGGTAGCTAATGTTCTGCCGGTTTAAAAAGATCGCGTCGCGGGACTTCGCGGCAACGTACAGAATTTCACGTATTGTATACCTTGCAGTAATTTAGCCAGGACATAGACTGACTAACAAACTGACTAACAAACTTGATTGCGTCAAGCTTGAATAATATTTTCATTATctctaaaaaaaatatataatattaACATTATTTTGCCACAAAGGCTGTGTTTCGCGAGCTTTTCAAACGGGCAGATTGTTAGCTACCTAAAAACGCGCTAAAAAATGCGACAAGGGTGCCTCAGCCGGGAAAATATTTACCCCGAGAAGATCATGTTGTGACAccagttcgaatacccgtgttacctccggtttggtcgagcgcacctgcagacacaattggccgtacctttggtgggaagccggatgtgggtatgtgtcctggtcactgtaccagcgcctcctctgttcggtcggggcacctgttcgggggggggggttgaactgggggaatagcgtgatcctcccacacactacgtccccctggtgaaactcctcactgtcaggtgaaaagaagcggctggtgactccacatgtatcggaggaggcatgtgggtagtctgtaaccctccccggatcggcagaggggggtggagcagtgaccgggatggctcagaaagcggggtgattggccaggtacaattggggagaaaaagggggaaagataaaaaaaaaaaccttgtttttctttctgtcaCCACATCTTGCAGGTAACGGCACTTCCTACAACCTCACCCTGCCGATGGTCACGCCCGCCGCCGATGACGAGTACGCCGACTACTACGAGTCTGAGAGCGGAGTGGTGGGCCTGGGCGACGGGGTGGAGATTCGACCCCTGGTGCCCTTGGACGGCCCCTTGAGGATGAACGGCTGGCTGATCTGCAAAGAGCAGGACGAGATGCTGAACCTGGCCTTCACCGTGGGCTCCTTCCTGCTGTCGGCCATCACGCTGCCTCTGGGCATCGTCATGGACAAATACGGGCCTCGCAAGCTTCGCCTGCTGGGCAGGtaagagggcggggggggggtgggtgggtacgGAGGACTCGGCACGGCGCTCGTTGCACGGCTCGTCTCATTTGCATGTTTGTGTTGGCGCATGAATAATATGGTTTGATTCTGTGTCCTTTTCAGCACCTGTTTTGGATTTTCCTGCCTGCTCATCNNNNNNNNNNNNNNNNNNNNNNNNNNNNNNNNNNNNNNNNNNNNNNNNNNNNNNNNNNNNNNNNNNNNNNNNNNNNNNNNNNNNNNNNNNNNNNNNNNNNNNNNNNNNNNNNNNNNNNNNNNNNNNNNNNNNNNNNNNNNNNNNNNNNNNNNNNNNNNNNNNNNNNNNNNNNNNNNNNNNNNNNNNNNNNNNNNNNNNNNAATTGTAGTAAAGTACCAAACATCCTGTTGAgttcacggtggcccagtgattagcactgttgcctcacagcaagaaggtcctgggttcgaacccaggacgtcccaggtcctttctgtgtggagtttggatgtctTCCCATGtcagcatgggtttcctccgggtgctccggtttcttcccgccgtcaaaaagacatgcatgttagggttaatactcctgcctgtgcccctgagcaagattAGTTCTTATTCTGTAGTTTACAGCAAAGCTAACTATTACTAGAAAACATTAGCTCTCTCAGCTAGCGTGTAGCTGTTGGCACTAGCAGCTCCCAGCCCGTCAAAGTGGCGAACACAACTCAGACTGCTCATCGTGTGGTGACAGCTTTAGTGTTTCTGACCCCTTTAAAAAGAGTGGCAATGACTGATTTGGCGTGTCTTTTCTGCTTTTTTCCTGCTGCAAATGTTAGGGGCGAGCCAAAGAAGAAGCGCAGAGACAAAAAGATCCAGAAAGTGACCAACGCCTTGAGAGCGTTCATCCTCACTAACCTCCTATTGGTTGGATTTGGAGTCACCTGCCTGGTGCCCAATCTCCCCCTGCAGGTGAGGGGTCCGATTCAGCCACCACCAACCACATATTCATGTCCGTCTTACTCTGATCTTCCAACCATTCATTTTCATTTTGTCCATCTTCTCTTAGATTGTGTCATTCGTCCTGCACACCGTGGTCAGAGGGTTCATCCATTCTGCTGTCGGGGGACTTTATGCTGCTGTGTAGGTCTCATTTCTCCCTCGCTGTGATAGTAAATGTgataataagtgatatcaggccCTAAATGAGGGCGTAAAATCCAGTGTACACTTGGCTGCTTGCCTTCAACAAAGCGATACCCGTAGATCCTGAGACATGAATTCAGAGCTTCTCAAAAAACAGCATCAAATTATTTTCAAGTCATGAAGTCATAGTTGTGCTGCCCTCTAGTGGTTAAAGTGTGAACACCCTGCTGTACTTTTGGCAGTGCCctgatctctttctctctctctctctctctctctctctctctctctctctctctctctctctctctctctctctctctctctctctctctctctctctctctctctctctctctctctctctcacactctcactctcactctcactctcacacacactcacacacacaaacacaaagactaTACATTACAAAGACAGAAGGATAATTTCATGACAAGTTTGAACCCCAGTTAGCACTAAGCTAATCTATAACCACAACATAATAACAGAGCACCCGGACAAGTCGGCCATTCTCTCTGATGCGTTTGTGGCCTCGGCCGTAAAAAAGGGAAACAGTCGTGATGTCCAGCGTTAAACTCCCTCACATCACGCTCCATTAACAGCCGTCATCCTCAGcagtcctctgtgtgtctctgaaacactgcCAAGCTTGTACGGAGAAGTGTCGGACAGTCTGTGAATCGCCGACTTCATGTGGCGTTCAGTAGCGTTATCAGCAAAAGCTGTATTCGCCATTGCTGTTTGCGCTTTCTTATACAATCCGGCCTATTTTGATGTAACCCACTAAAGTTAGtcgcaaaccaggaagtaagggttgtagttttcacattcactcttcttcttttttcttttttttacaattttggtCGAAGttcacagacacagagaaaactgcTCAGTATCGTGGCTGCTGATTGGAGGGCCTGCCCTACAACATACATATGTgtatgttgaaaattgtgatggTTTCCCTTTAAACTTTAAAGGGACAGTTACTTGCATATCGCCTGCTAATCATCTGTTACCTGGACTCAGCTACTAGTCAGGCAGCTAAACCCGAGAGTGGCAAAATCGCCACGAGACTCATTGCCAGTCGGTAAAATCAGCTAAATGAGGCTAAATGGCTGAAAACATGAAGCTGCAACCAAGATAAACcgcttcctttctttttcttccacCACAACATATACTCTGCTACATAGTACATACTAATTGTATGCACtgcataataacagtactacacACTATTATTCCATCTAAGCGTGTTTAGTGTGCAGTGTAAACCTGTCATACTATCCTCAAATCAACCAGTGGAAGTGACAGGAAGTGGATAGCTCGCACAACCCATGTCCATGCAAAATCGCCATTTTCTTCTGCAACGGTGTCCAATCCATTTATATCAGGTTTTTGGGTGAAAATATGATTCATCAAGGCATTTTTATTGGGCTGGATTTTTCCATACAAGGACATTTTAATCTAGAATACTGACAGTGGGTACTGCATGAGTATTTAGACAGTTTTCAGTGTGTTGTGGGATGTGAACACGGTGTTTGTTTGTGGACTCCTCAGGTACCCCTCCTCTCAGTTTGGCAGTCTAACAGGCATGCAGTCGCTGGTCAGCGCTCTGTTCGCCCTCCTGCAGCAACCGCTGTTCATGGCCATGATGGGACCCCTGAAGGGAGACCCTCTCtgggtatgtacacacacacacacacacacaaatacatattgAGTATGGAAATTCGGTAtgacggcatggctcaggaggtaaagcagatcgtctagtaattggaaggtcgctggttccatccccggctcctccagagagcgtgtcgaagtgttcttgagcaagacactgaacccctaactgctcctgatgagcaggttggtgccatgcatggcagcctccaccatcagtgtatgaatgtgtgtgtgaatgggtgaatgtgaagcatacattgtaaagcattTTGAGTGGTCAGTCGActagaaaagagctatataaatgcagtccattcaccTTTTATTTAccattcccctctctctctctgcctctgtttctctttctctgtttctcctgcacctcctccctctttctgtctttctctgtttctgtctctctctttctctctctcacacacacacacacacacacacacacacacacacacacacacagacacacacacacacagcttaacataatcccaattctaaccttaatcctaaacccaAGTGTTAACCCTTAAATAGACCCTTGAAGAGATGAGGACTGGCCAACATTACATTGTATtgcattatattgtattatattacattacattatattatactatattgcattattatatattatattgtgttatattgtattatattatattgtattatattacattatattgtattatataacATTATATTatactttattacattatattgtattatattatattatattatgttacattatattatattgtattatattacattatattatactatattacattatattgtattatattacattacattacattatattatattgtataatgttatattgtattatatcatattatattataacaGTAAAAGatgaaattggtcctcacaaatgtaactgaacaagaacacacacacacacacacacacacacacacacacacacacacacacacacacacacacacacacacacacacacacacacacgtggaactGGCTAACTCTTATGTTGTTTTGTCCCTCCAGGTCAACGTGGGTCTGCTGGGTGTCAGCATGCTGGGCTTCCTGCTGCCTCTCTACCTGGTCTGCTACAGACACTCGCTCTACAGACAGCAGCAGGAGAAGGAGAGCAACGCCAAGATCTACATCAAAATCAACGGCTCAGAGAAGCCAGAGGCCTTCgtctagagagagcgagagaaaagaagaagaaaaaacagagaCAAAAGCAGAGGACTTTTTTACAGGGCATCGTCTGTACTCCAGTGATgcacgcatgcgcgcgcacacacacacacactcatgaacAACAGAAAGCTCTATTATGTACATCACTCTCAAACAAGATATTATTGTCATGTAGgcgtcctccacacacacacaagcaagcgtCCATActatatgtatttttttaaaaGTCCATGGAGGAAATCGATGCTGTGGTTGCCATGGAGACAGGCAGTATTGATGGACAAGTCACCAAGGagtgaaaaaaaagaaggaaagagaatTCCACGAGGAAAGACTGTGAAAGGAAAGAGGTATTCATCCTCTACATCCCCCCCTAATCCTCGGACTCTTCTTTTAGTCCTTCTTTAATGGGCAGCGTGTTGTGTTCACTGGGACCCTGATCCGTATTAAGACCGCCCGTCACTTTATTTCATCCTCACAGGAACCGAAAAGGAAATGACACGATGGAGAAagcgacagagaggaagagagagagagaggatatagCAGCCAATGTATTTCTGCCTCCACAGTCAGCGTGCTTAGCAAGTTATCTCACAAACTTCTATTTCAGTTCCACATTTTTGTTTTTCCCTCGCTTTGTTCATTATGTTGATTGCCGACCACCTTAACCCATGAAATGGTGCTATACACACGTTTACAACTCGCTGGTGTGAGCTAAATGGCATtaatgagagcgggggagggggggaaatggGGGCATGTTGCTGAGTATGATGTGTACAGATGTCTCAAACAGTGGTTCACTATGGGAACGGTTGTCTTCCCTTTAGGAAGGGATGAAGTTCAGCGGGATAATATTTTGTCATAGAACGTAGTATTGAGTGAAACtcttagttttttttaaaatatcagACTTTACTGCCCTCTGGTGGAGTAAAATGGAAACACATGGCACCTAAAGCCTTTACACTGGCTTGGAGGGGCTGCCTTTTGCAAAGCCCACTTCTATTCTTTgatatttattttcattattttttttttacttccagtTTGTTAACCGGATGTGCCTTATAACTATAACATAGAGAACATTAGACCAGCAACAGACATGTTCTATTGCACATTTTGTATTTATCACTGAaaaattgcctttttttttcaatttctgtGGTAAATTCATTTTTTTGTGCCCAGGAATGTGCATCTATTTAAAAATTGATTATTGCTCAGCAATAGTGAAACACAAGACCGATTCAAGTTCTTGTGACTGAGAATGACGTAACGGTCCTTTAGAGAAGTTCAGCACTTTACGTGTTTCAGATACTTTAAAACGTCGCCCTGACTCCCTCATGAGTTAAGCTCAGCACTTCGCTAATGGCACGTGCCCTGAAAAAACCAGCTACCTGTGTCAGACCCTGCCATCGTCCCAACGATGCccctttatttattttgcttcgtTTCCACCTTTTCCATGATACCGTTTTGCGGTTGTTTTCACATCAAATCacttttctgggaaataaacttcatTCTGAGGCTACACGAGTGCTGTCGGATGTAAATCTCCTCCTTGTATAGTGGCGGATAGGACTGTGTAGGGTTGtgctttttgttttcttgtttttataTAGAGGCATTACTCTGTATATGTGGATGAATTCAGTTGTGGTGGAAAATAAAGATGCTGTGATTTGTTAATATGTTTGCTCGTGGTGTTTTGATTTAAGTCTTTATCTTGCGGCCTGAAATCATTTCGTGTTGACTTCTCCCCCATTTCAGTAATGATAGCTAGCATTAACACCTGTTGGAAAGGTATCCTAAGTCCGGTACCACCTTGCtgcactgtggcctcacagcaagaaggtcctggattcgaatcccaagccgtcccgggtccttaaatgtggagtttgcatgttctccccgtgtacgcgtgggtttcctccgggtgctccggtttcctcccaccatcaaaaagacatgtagggtcaatactcccacctgtgcccctgagcaaggcaatggaaagaagaactggggctggtccctgggcgctgcagctgcccatagTGGTGTTTATGGACCATAAAGTGAAAATTCCCAGTTGATACTTGGGAGTAATGAGGGAATTTCCACAGGATTATTCTTGGTGGCTTCATATCACTTGAGTCCTCCTCCTTCATCACTTCTCCAAACcttttcatcatcagctgctccgAGCGTTTGGAAAGACGGCGATAAAGTCAAACCCCTGTTCTGTGTGATTGGCACCTAGCAGTTAAAACAGATGATGTGTAGTCCAGGAATGACATGAATGTTGTATCATTTGCCGGCACAGACAAACATAAATGTGAACATTTACTTTGTGCTGGTCTCTGCAGATTGGACAGTTACCAGTTTAACACATGTGGCCAGGCTGTACATGACAACATCATTTGCTGGTAGCAGCAATAAAGGACTTGGTAGAAAAACCCCGTCACCTGACTATAACGCACAAATTCACTGCTCAGCCAATGAGTTTCATGACCGGGGACAAGCTGCCACTGACATGGCGGCCTGGCAGgggtcacacacacacttgatggACTGATAGATGTatggctgacccccccccccccaggcttcATCTCATACTTGTATGTAGTCAAGATGAGGATGCTGAAGCAAGTCCCctatagcagtgtttctcaaccgggggtccgcggacccctagtggtccgtggtgtaattgcaaggggtccgcgaaaataaaatatctttaaaaaaagatcctatgacatttatagaaataggattatttcactcaaatgtgactgagacctttatctacctaaactataaagggtaacaggacttttttctctaattacatctgtttcacaagtgtaatttattgtattttaataagagagctcgctcccgtttgcattgttaaaagttactgcatagaaattctgttgttacatatatctgaaagttactgaatacatattctgttttgttacatatatctgaaagttactgaacacatattctgttttgttacatatatctgaaagttactgcataagaattctgttttgttacatatatctgaaagttactgaatacatattctgttttgttacatatatctgaaagttactgaatacatattgttttgttacatatatctgaaagttactgcataagaattctgttttgttaactatatctaagttacaactgaaagctcttatttttgccccaaagagtgaataaatgctataatgcaatttaaaatgcagtttctactgtttctatcaaattgcaacccctctcccccaagatcaggtggaggggtcctcagggtagatcacaaatacacagggggtccaggaccccaaaagggttgagaaccactgatctattgTACCATGTTAACGCCTGCACACTTATTATCCAGCCACTGTGCCGGAATGGGATCCTTCCAAACAGGCTCCTTTTTTTCAAGGTGAACAAGCGAATTCAAGGTCAAGACGTAATCTGTCCATTCACGTAGTGCCAGAATGAAGTTGTGTTGTTTTTCACAATCGTGAAACTGTGATGAACAAGCACATGACAGGTAAGGTcggtgccgggggggggggggcggaagatGAGGCAGGTTTCTCTTGGGGATGAGAAGACATCAGCGATGCTGGGCGCACACGGACACAGAGGCGCCAGAAGCACAGCAGGCGGTGTTGCTGGCCGTTACGTAACGTCGGCGATGGACGCAACGCGTCCGCTGGTTCTGGTTCTGCGGACCCGCGGCCGGGGGCCTCTCCACGCATCGTCGTCACGTCACGCGAAACGGCTTCCTCCGGGCTGCTCGCCCCCGCCCCCCCGGCGCCCCGGAGGGTCTCTAATCGGCATTTGGAACCGTTTGTGCGCGGCCCTGCTACGTCACGCCGTCGAGCGCGATGACGCAGCACGTAACGCGTCACTCACAGCAACGGCGACGCCGCTCGGCGGAGCAGATCA from Lampris incognitus isolate fLamInc1 chromosome 8, fLamInc1.hap2, whole genome shotgun sequence encodes the following:
- the slc43a2b gene encoding solute carrier family 43 member 2b, whose product is MAPTLATAFARRWWMAVTAVIENLLFSAVLLGWGSLLIMLKSEGFYSYLCNEEEGNGTSYNLTLPMVTPAADDEYADYYESESGVVGLGDGVEIRPLVPLDGPLRMNGWLICKEQDEMLNLAFTVGSFLLSAITLPLGIVMDKYGPRKLRLLGSTCFGFSCLLMGEPKKKRRDKKIQKVTNALRAFILTNLLLVGFGVTCLVPNLPLQIVSFVLHTVVRGFIHSAVGGLYAAVYPSSQFGSLTGMQSLVSALFALLQQPLFMAMMGPLKGDPLWVNVGLLGVSMLGFLLPLYLVCYRHSLYRQQQEKESNAKIYIKINGSEKPEAFV